A stretch of Lactuca sativa cultivar Salinas chromosome 6, Lsat_Salinas_v11, whole genome shotgun sequence DNA encodes these proteins:
- the LOC128126888 gene encoding uncharacterized protein LOC128126888: MAPWRIRATMDEIDVARRYVGHSTIFSVRLHHGGQFTKFPGRKYINGKQNYVDLLDIDTFSIHDIDEMMEELGHIDSDQTLLYYHFLRPFGDLDFGLFCFGFRSGCSSSGYNEDDYDGSGHNNGSGSDEFDDDSESQDSDFFIDEDNLIHDVNVDMKDFHMNIDKDVEWVGGSSESNVPEDTQQGDLEVINTEVLLSGSSSDEANDGKRMKTIRAIQRVYENDVALGTIPNLATNEEEKCPWVIYCSKWKCDIDWMVKTYTKEHRCLQTRKVKACDYKFLSEHIVQVIETNPKIPIRDLREQLQREYQMDISHMKTFRAKQQAFKHVQGNYGSQYRLLRDYVLEVQARNPDTTVKIDVESEVTPTVETRTFRRIYVCIGALKRGFAAGRRDFLGLDGAFVKGPYRGQVLSAVALDGNNGIYPLAYTVVESETLNSWTWFLSNLGDDLGLGINSNFMFMSDRQKGLLPAIATLFPCTKHRYCLRQIHDNMKKNWRGKVFKDLLWECATTSNVQHFHQAMEKIKKLNNDAYEWLKQIPPQSWARSHFTGKAHCDALTNNLCEAFNSKIEDGRDAPIINCIEFIREYIMKKIVKVDKEIQKVVGPLTPTATTILDKIKSKAEQYVATFCGARKYQVAGPWKDQCIVDVGQQSCTCKSWKEMYSFKVSPINGRSMWEKSAIPTTLLPPKHRVPIGRPKKKRTISIVEKEDFVRGNTSSRAHRSVTCTNCNNVGHNARTCKGKRPIVGGGGGQSQVKGKGKGKATT, translated from the exons ATGGCGCCTTGGAGGATACGTGCTACCATGGACGAGATTGACGTCGCTCGTAGATATG TCGGACATTCGACGATATTCTCTGTCCGATTACACCATGGTGGACAGTTTACAAAGTTCCCTGGAAGAAAGTACATCAATGGCAAGCAAAATTATGTTGATTTACTAGACATTGACACCTTTTCCATTCACGACATTGACGAGATGATGGAGGAACTTGGGCATATTGATTCAGACCAGACACTACTCTATTATCATTTCCTGAGACCATTTGGCGATTTGGATTTTGGGTTATTTTGCTTTGGGTTCAGATCAGGATGTTCATCATCTGGGTAC AATGAGGATGATTATGATGGTAGTGGACACAACAATGGCAGTGGAAGTGATGAGTTTGATGATGATAGTGAGAGTCAAGATAGTGATTTTTTTATTGATGAGGACAATCTCATACACGATGTTAATGTGGATATGAAAGATTTCCATATGAACATTGACAAGGATGTAGAATGGGTTGGAGGTTCTTCTGAAAGTAATGTACCTGAAGATACACAGCAAGGTGACTTAGAAGTGATCAACACAGAGGTTTTGTTGTCTGGGTCTTCATCAGATGAGGCAAATGATGGTAAGCGAATGAAAACTATTAGGGCCATACAGAGGGTTTATGAAAATGATGTAGCTTTG GGCACTATACCAAATCTTGCTACTAATGAAGAAGAGAAATGCCCATGGGTTATCTATTGTAGTAAGTGGAAGTGTGACATAGATTGGATGGTTAAGACATACACGAAGGAGCATCGATGTCTACAAACAAGGAAAGTCAAAGCATGTGACTATAAGTTCCTTTCAGAGCATATAGTACAAGTTATTGAGACAAACCCAAAGATTCCTATTAGGGATTTACGAGAGCAACTCCAACGTGAGTACCAGATGGACATTTCGCATATGAAAACTTTTAGGGCAAAGCAGCAAGCTTTTAAGCATGTTCAAGGAAATTATGGCAGCCAATACAGGTTGTTAAGGGATTATGTTTTAGAGGTACAAGCACGTAACCCAGATACTACggttaaaattgatgttgaaagtgAAGTGACTCCAACTGTTGAGACAAGAACATTCAGGCGTATCTATGTTTGCATTGGAGCTTTGAAGCGAGGTTTTGCAGCGGGAAGAAGGGACTTTCTTGGACTTGATGGAGCCTTCGTGAAAGGTCCATATCGAGGCCAAGTTTTGTCTGCTGTG GCATTGGATGGTAATAATGGGATATATCCTTTAGCCTACACTGTGGTTGAATCAGAAACATTGAATTCTTGGACTTGGTTTTTAAGTAATTTGGGTGATGACTTAGGTTTGGGAATAAATTCCAATTTCATGTTTATGAGTGACAGGCAAAAG GGTTTGTTGCCTGCGATTGCAACACTATTTCCATGTACAAAGCATCGCTATTGTCTTCGTCAAATACACGACAACATGAAAAAGAACTGGAGGGGAAAGGTGTTCAAGGATCTTCTTTGGGAATGTGCCACGACCTCTAATGTACAACACTTTCATCAAGCAATGGAAAAAATAAAGAAGCTTAACAATGATGCTTATGAGTGGCTGAAACAAATACCTCCTCAAAGTTGGGCTCGCTCCCACTTTACTG GGAAAGCACATTGTGATGCTCTGACTAATAACCTGTGTGAAGCATTCAACAGCAAGATAGAAGATGGTCGTGATGCACCAATTATTAACTGCATTGAGTTCATCAGAGAGTACATTATGAAGAAGATAGTCAAAGTTGACAAGGAAATTCAGAAAGTTGTAGGTCCTTTGACTCCTACAGCTACAACAATATTGGATAAGATAAAGAGTAAGGCAGAACAGTATGTTGCAACATTTTGTGGTGCTAGAAAATATCAAGTTGCTGGACCATGGAAAGATCAGTGTATTGTGGATGTAGGTCAACAAAGTTGCACGTGCAAAAG CTGGAAAGAGATGTATTCTTTTAAGGTtagtccaatcaatggaaggtcCATGTGGGAGAAGTCAGCTATACCAACAACTCTTTTGCCTCCAAAACATCGTGTTCCCATAGGAAGACCAAAGAAGAAGAGAACAATATCAATTGTGGAAAAGGAGGACTTTGTTAGAGGAAACACATCATCGAGGGCCCATAGATCAGTAACGTGTACGAATTGTAACAATGTTGGTCACAATGCAAGAACCTGCAAAGGGAAAAGACCAATTGTTGGTGGGGGTGGTGGACAATCACAAGTCAAAGGAAAAGGGAAAGGGAAGGCAACCACTTGA